The Kitasatospora sp. NBC_00374 genome has a segment encoding these proteins:
- a CDS encoding SpoIIE family protein phosphatase, giving the protein MDAAEPELVPEVFDQAIVSVSLFSGPDHRLVYYNDAFRRLFGRRVLDVPAAEAFADEDAAPFITLMDQVYQDGRARQETAPRATEGTGPGAPGPRYFVYSCTRVRSRHGRGVLAVAVDTTTDVLAAERTEELSHQRQRALERYEALMSAVSQMVWLMRPDGSMTELVEGWEDLTGAPWRPAMDAGWLELIHPRDAGRLVRAWAAAASGPPTMFEATFRVLTASGEYRHVKARAVPVLEEGEDNARAAEWIGATADIEDQWRARLRERLLARVSAVPGHHLQGAFAAMAQAVVPELTDACAVFRLPEGDGPASAEGLIATRVASAARAGLPPLPALRSQSYRVGPVAREVIESGRPRLLTFAEGHPPDGILPDVSVRWLAEARATSLVLVPIVVDSGVVAFAAAAGCGDSPPPSAADIALLREVLQQAREPLRNALEHQHTRRTALSLQRAQLTPTPEVPGVDLAARYQPASTTAEIGGDWYDAFFLPDGTLALAIGDIAGHDLTAATAMGQLRSMLRALAYNSNRPATPADILAQLDRAADGLDVAPFVTTVHVHLTSRPNGWHAVWANAGHPPPLLVPAEGPARFLAGRRADLPLCVDPDVGRAVHRRVIAPGDTLLLYTDGLIETHSTGLTEGLDRLAAAATEARDLPVEELCDRLRSVGDSHDDVALLAFRPR; this is encoded by the coding sequence GTGGACGCCGCCGAGCCCGAGCTCGTGCCCGAGGTCTTCGACCAGGCCATCGTGTCGGTCTCGCTGTTCTCCGGACCGGACCACCGCCTGGTCTACTACAACGACGCCTTCCGCCGGCTGTTCGGCCGCCGCGTCCTGGACGTCCCGGCCGCCGAGGCCTTCGCCGACGAGGACGCCGCACCGTTCATCACTTTGATGGACCAGGTCTACCAGGACGGCCGGGCCCGCCAGGAGACCGCACCCCGGGCCACCGAAGGCACCGGGCCCGGCGCACCCGGACCGCGCTACTTCGTCTACAGCTGCACCCGGGTGCGCTCCCGGCACGGCCGCGGGGTGCTGGCCGTGGCCGTCGACACCACCACCGACGTCCTGGCGGCCGAACGCACCGAGGAGCTCTCGCACCAGCGGCAGCGGGCACTGGAACGCTACGAGGCCCTGATGTCGGCGGTCTCCCAGATGGTGTGGCTGATGCGGCCGGACGGCTCGATGACCGAGCTCGTCGAGGGCTGGGAGGACCTCACCGGCGCCCCCTGGCGCCCGGCCATGGACGCCGGCTGGCTGGAGCTGATCCACCCCCGCGACGCCGGGCGGCTGGTCCGGGCCTGGGCGGCCGCCGCCAGTGGCCCGCCGACCATGTTCGAGGCCACCTTCCGGGTGCTGACCGCCTCCGGTGAGTACCGTCACGTCAAGGCCCGGGCCGTGCCCGTGCTGGAGGAGGGCGAGGACAACGCCCGCGCCGCCGAGTGGATCGGCGCCACCGCCGACATCGAGGACCAGTGGCGCGCCCGGCTGCGCGAGCGGCTGCTCGCCCGGGTCTCCGCGGTGCCCGGACACCACCTGCAGGGTGCCTTCGCGGCGATGGCACAGGCCGTGGTGCCCGAACTCACCGACGCCTGCGCCGTCTTCCGGCTGCCCGAGGGCGACGGCCCGGCCTCCGCCGAGGGCCTCATCGCCACCCGGGTCGCCTCCGCCGCCCGCGCCGGGTTGCCGCCGCTGCCGGCCCTGCGCAGCCAGAGCTACCGGGTCGGGCCGGTGGCCCGCGAGGTGATCGAGAGCGGCCGGCCGCGACTGCTCACCTTCGCCGAGGGACACCCCCCGGACGGCATCCTGCCCGACGTCTCGGTGCGCTGGCTGGCCGAGGCCCGCGCCACCAGCCTCGTCCTGGTGCCGATCGTGGTGGACTCCGGTGTCGTGGCCTTCGCCGCGGCGGCCGGCTGCGGCGACAGCCCGCCGCCGAGCGCGGCCGACATCGCCCTGCTGCGCGAGGTGCTCCAGCAGGCCAGGGAACCCCTGCGCAACGCCCTGGAGCACCAGCACACCCGGCGGACGGCGCTCAGCCTGCAGCGCGCCCAGCTGACCCCCACCCCCGAGGTGCCAGGCGTCGACCTCGCCGCCCGCTACCAGCCGGCCAGCACCACCGCCGAGATCGGCGGCGACTGGTACGACGCGTTCTTCCTGCCGGACGGCACCCTCGCCCTGGCCATCGGCGACATCGCCGGCCACGACCTGACCGCCGCCACCGCCATGGGCCAGCTGCGCAGCATGCTGCGGGCGCTCGCGTACAACAGCAACCGGCCCGCGACCCCCGCCGACATCCTCGCCCAGCTCGACCGGGCCGCCGACGGGCTGGACGTGGCGCCCTTCGTCACCACCGTCCACGTCCACCTCACCTCGCGGCCCAACGGCTGGCACGCGGTCTGGGCCAACGCCGGGCACCCGCCGCCGCTGCTCGTCCCCGCCGAAGGGCCGGCCCGCTTCCTGGCCGGCCGCCGCGCCGACCTGCCGCTGTGCGTGGACCCGGACGTCGGGCGCGCCGTCCACCGGCGGGTGATCGCCCCCGGCGACACCCTGCTGCTGTACA